A part of Papilio machaon chromosome 21, ilPapMach1.1, whole genome shotgun sequence genomic DNA contains:
- the LOC106714600 gene encoding clathrin heavy chain, whose protein sequence is MAQVLPIRFQEHLQLTNVGINPASISFNTLTMESDKFICVREKVGETSEVVIIDMADPTNPIRRPISADSAIMNPASKVIALKGKAGVEAQKTLQIFNIEMKSKMKAHTMTEDIVFWKWISLNTLALVTRVSVYHWSMEGDSTPVKIFDRHSSLADCQIINYRTDPKQQWLLLVGISAQQNRVVGAMQLYSVERKCSQPIEGHAASFATFKAEGNAEPSTLFCFAVRTAQGGKLHIIEVGQTPAGNQPFPKKAVDVFFPPEAQNDFPVAMQVSPKYDVIYLITKYGYIHMYDIETGTCIYMNRISSDTIFVTAPHEATGGIIGVNRKGQVLSVTVEEDSIVPYINTVLQNPELALRLAVRNNLAGAEELFVRKFNMLFTNGQYAEAAKVAAMAPRGILRTPQTIQRFQQVPTQSGQTSPLLQYFGMLLDQAQLNKFESLELCRPVLLQGRKQLLEKWLKEEKLECSEELGDLVKPVDLTLALSVYLRANVASKVIQCFAETGQFQKIVLYAKKVGYTPDYIYLLRSVMRTNPEQGAGFAGMLVAEDPPLADINQIVDVFMEQNMVQQCTAFLLDALKNNRPEEGPLQTRLLEMNLMSAPQVADAILGNGMFTHYDRAHVAQLCEKAGLLQRALEHYTDLYDIKRAVVHTHLLSADWLVTYFGTLSVEDSLECLKAMLQANIRQNLQICVQIATKYHEQLTTKALIELFESFKTYEGLFYFLGSIVNFSQDPEVHFKYIQAACKTGQIKEVERICRESNCYNAERVKNFLKEAKLPDQLPLIIVCDRFDFVHDLVLYLYRNSLQKYIEIYVQKVNPSRLPVVVGGLLDVDCAEDIIKNLILVVRGQFSTDELVAEVEKRNRLKLLLPWLETRVHEGCTEPATHNALAKIYIDSNNNPERFLKENQWYDSRVVGRYCEKRDPHLACVAYERGQCDRELIAVCNDNSLFKTQARYLVRRRDQDLWLEVLAESNPFKRQLIDQVVQTALSETQDPEDISVTVKAFMTADLPNELIELLEKIVLDNSVFSDHRNLQNLLILTAIKADRSRVMEYINRLDNYDAPDIANIAINNELYEEAFAIFKKFDVNTSAIQVLIEQVKDLKRAYEFAERCNEPGVWSQLAKAQLQQGLVKEAIDSYIKADDPSAYMDVVDTATKQQSWEDLVRYLQMARKKARESYIESELIYAYARTGRLADLEEFISGPNHADIQKIGDRCFEDKMYNAAKLLYNNVSNFARLAITLVHLKEFQGAVDSARKANSTRTWKEVCFACVDAGEFRLAQMCGLHIVVHADELEDLINYYQDRGHFDELISLLEAALGLERAHMGMFTELAILYSKYKTAKMREHLELFWSRVNIPKVLRAAEQAHLWSELVFLYDKYEEYDNAALTMMQHPTEAWREGHFKDIITKVANMELYYKAIQFYLDYKPLLLNDLLLVLAPRMDHTRAVNFFTKAGHLQLVKAYLRSVQSLNNKAVNEALNSLLIDEEDYQGLRTSIDAFDNFDTIALAQQLEKHELTEFRRIAAYLYKGNNRWKQSVELCKKDALYADAMEYAAESRQSDVAEELLNWFLERDNFECFSACLYQCYDLLKPDVVIELAWRHNIMDFAMPFLIQTVRELTTKVEKLEEADAKRSTESAEHEAKPAMMMEPQLMLTAGPSMAYPGVAAQASPYAYAAQAPSPAPYHGYGM, encoded by the exons CTCAAAAAACGCTCCAGATATTTAATATCGAAATGAAATCCAAGATGAAGGCGCATACTATGACTGAAGACATCGTATTTTGGAAGTGGATTTCCTTGAATACCCTGGCGCTGGTCACTAGAGTTTCGGTGTACCATTGGTCGATGGAGGGCGACTCCACCCCcgtgaaaatatttgataggCATTCGTCGCTAGCGGATTGTCAAATCATTAACTACAGGACGGACCCAAAACAACAGTGGCTGTTGTTAGTGG GTATTTCGGCGCAACAGAACCGTGTTGTTGGCGCAATGCAGCTGTATTCTGTGGAACGCAAGTGCTCGCAGCCTATCGAGGGTCATGCGGCTTCATTTGCAACATTCAAAGCCGAGGGTAACGCTGAACCCTCCACCCTCTTCTGTTTTGCTGTGAGGACCGCGCAAGGAGGGAAACTGCATATTATTG aggTTGGTCAAACACCCGCCGGAAACCAACCGTTCCCAAAGAAAGCCGTAGACGTATTCTTCCCACCGGAGGCGCAGAACGATTTCCCGGTGGCCATGCAAGTGTCGCCCAAGTATGACGTCATCTACCTCATCACTAAATACGgctacatacatatgtacgaCATCGAGACTGGAACATGCATCTATATGAACCGTATATCATCGGACACTATATTTGTTACCGCACCCCATGAAGCAACTGGTGGAATTATTG GTGTAAACCGAAAAGGACAAGTTCTGTCAGTGACAGTGGAAGAGGACTCCATAGTACCTTATATAAACACTGTCTTACAAAACCCTGAATTGGCTCTCCGACTGGCCGTTAGAAACAACCTCGCCGGGGCTGAAGAACTTTTTGTTCGCAAGTTTAACATGCTGTTCACCAATGGACAGTACGCTGAGGCAGCTAAG GTCGCAGCAATGGCTCCTAGGGGCATACTGCGTACGCCGCAAACAATCCAACGCTTCCAACAAGTGCCGACTCAGTCTGGTCAAACATCGCCTCTACTCCAATATTTTGGCATGTTACTAGATCAAGCGCAGTTGAATAAGTTTGAATCATTGGAACTATGTCGCCCTGTATTGCTACAAG GTCGTAAGCAACTTCTGGAGAAATGGCTTAAAGAAGAAAAGCTGGAGTGCTCGGAAGAACTTGGTGATCTAGTAAAGCCAGTGGACCTCACTCTTGCCTTGTCCGTATACTTACGTGCTAATGTTGCCAGCAAAGTTATCCAATGTTTTGCTGAAACGGGACAGTTCCAGAAGATTGTTCTTTATGCTAAGaag GTTGGATACACACCAGACTATATTTACTTACTGCGTTCCGTCATGCGCACCAACCCTGAGCAAGGTGCAGGCTTCGCTGGCATGTTGGTGGCTGAAGACCCGCCGCTAGCTGACATCAACCAGATAGTAGACGTCTTCATGGAACAGAACATGGTGCAGCAATGTACCGCATTCCTCTTGGACGCGTTGAAGAATAATCGCCCTGAGGAAGGACCCCTACAGAcaag GTTATTGGAGATGAACTTGATGTCAGCGCCTCAGGTAGCAGACGCTATCCTCGGTAACGGTATGTTCACGCACTACGACCGCGCGCACGTCGCCCAGCTCTGCGAGAAAGCGGGACTGTTGCAGCGAGCCTTGGAACATTATACTGATTTGTATGACATCAAGCGGGCTGTG GTTCACACCCACTTACTGTCCGCTGACTGGCTGGTGACCTACTTCGGAACTCTCTCAGTAGAAGACTCTCTGGAATGCCTTAAAGCGATGCTGCAGGCGAATATACGTCAGAACTTGCAGATCTGTGTGCAAATCGCTACCAAATACCACGAGCAGCTGACTACTAAAGCACTCATCGAGTTGTTTGAAAGCTTCAAGACTTATGAAGGATTGTTTTACTTCCTTGGCTCTATTGTTAACTTCAGTCAGGATCCGGAAGTCCATTTCAAGTATATTCAG GCTGCCTGCAAGACAGGTCAGATAAAGGAAGTGGAACGTATCTGCCGGGAATCAAACTGCTATAATGCGGAGCGCGTTAAGAACTTCCTGAAAGAAGCCAAGCTGCCCGACCAACTGCCGCTCATTATTGTGTGCGACCGCTTTGACTTTGTACACGATCTTGTACTCTATCTATACAGAAACAGTCTGCAGAAATACATTGAGATTTATGTGCAAAAG GTGAATCCGTCCAGATTGCCGGTGGTAGTGGGAGGTCTACTCGACGTGGATTGCGCAGAGGATATCATCAAGAACTTGATACTGGTGGTCCGCGGACAGTTCTCTACAGACGAGCTGGTCGCTGAGGTCGAGAAGAGAAATAG GTTGAAACTACTTCTCCCATGGCTGGAGACCCGCGTGCATGAGGGCTGTACGGAACCCGCGACCCATAATGCTCTCGCCAAGATCTACATTGACTCCAACAATAACCCAGAGAGATTCCTCAAAGAGAACCAATG GTACGACTCTCGTGTGGTGGGTCGTTACTGTGAGAAACGCGACCCACATCTCGCATGCGTGGCTTATGAACGTGGACAATGCGACCGCGAGCTGATCGCCGTCTGCAACGACAACTCACTGTTCAAGACACAAGCACGGTATCTTGTACGTCGCCGCGACCAGGATCTCTGGCTGGAAGTACTCGCTGAATCCAATCCATTCAAACGGCAACTTATAGACCAG gTTGTACAAACCGCATTATCGGAGACTCAAGATCCTGAAGATATTTCGGTGACGGTAAAGGCTTTTATGACAGCAGACTTGCCGAATGAACTGATTGAGTTGCTTGAGAAGATTGTACTCGACAACTCTGTGTTCTCTGATCACAGGAATCTACAGAACTTGCTTATACTCACAG CAATCAAGGCTGATCGAAGCCGCGTGATGGAGTACATCAATCGCTTGGACAATTACGACGCCCCCGATATCGCGAACATAGCTATCAACAACGAATTGTACGAAGAAGCATTTGCCATCTTCAAGAAATTCGATGTTAACACATCCGCCATTCAG gtGTTAATTGAACAAGTAAAAGACCTGAAACGAGCCTACGAGTTTGCGGAGCGCTGCAACGAGCCGGGAGTGTGGTCGCAGCTCGCTAAGGCACAGCTCCAGCAAGGTCTGGTCAAAGAAGCTATTGATTCATACATCAAGGCTGATGATCCTTCAGCGTACATGGATGTGGTGGATACCGCCACTAAACAACAGTCCTGGGAAGATCTTGTTCGGTATCTACAG atGGCCCGTAAGAAGGCGCGTGAATCTTATATCGAATCGGAACTTATCTACGCATACGCTCGCACTGGTCGCTTGGCTGACTTAGAGGAGTTCATCTCTGGACCCAACCACGCTGACATACAGAAGATCGGTGACAGATGCTTTGAGGACAAGATGTACAATGCTGCTAAACTTCTTTATAATAACGTCAGCAACTTTGCCCGATTGGCAATCACTTTGGTTCATCTTAAGGAGTTCCAAG GTGCTGTGGACAGTGCGCGCAAAGCGAACTCTACTCGTACATGGAAGGAGGTGTGCTTCGCGTGTGTCGACGCCGGAGAGTTCCGACTGGCGCAGATGTGCGGCCTCCACATTGTTGTACACGCTGATGAACTCGAGGACCTCATCAATTACTATCAG GACCGAGGCCACTTCGATGAGTTGATCAGCCTCCTGGAAGCTGCCCTAGGTCTAGAGCGCGCCCATATGGGCATGTTCACCGAGCTGGCCATACTCTACTCCAAGTACAAGACCGCCAAGATGCGCGAACATTTGGAACTCTTCTGGTCTCGAGTTAATATACCTAAG GTGTTACGTGCAGCGGAACAAGCCCATCTGTGGTCGGAGCTGGTATTCCTGTACGACAAGTACGAGGAGTACGACAACGCGGCTCTTACCATGATGCAGCACCCCACAGAGGCTTGGCGCGAGGGACACTTCAAAGACATCATCACCAAG GTGGCAAACATGGAACTATACTACAAAGCAATCCAGTTCTATTTGGACTACAAGCCGTTGTTACTGAATGATCTGCTGCTGGTGCTCGCACCACGCATGGACCACACCCGCGCTGTCAACTTCTTCACCAAAGCTGGTCATCTGCAGCTGGTGAAGGCCTACCTCCGATCTGTGCAGAGTTTGAACAACAAGGCCGTTAATGAAGCACTCAATTCACTGCTTATTGATGAAGAAGATTACCAG GGTCTAAGAACATCGATAGATGCATTCGATAACTTCGATACTATTGCGCTCGCACAACAACTAGAGAAACACGAATTAACTGAGTTTAGAAGGATTGCTGCTTATCTATATAAAG GCAACAACAGATGGAAGCAGAGTGTGGAGCTTTGCAAGAAGGACGCTCTGTATGCGGACGCCATGGAGTATGCAGCGGAGTCGCGTCAGTCTGACGTCGCTGAGGAATTGCTTAACTGGTTCTTGGAGCGAGACAACTTTGAATGCTTCTCTGCGTGCCTGTATCAG tgTTACGATTTATTGAAACCCGATGTAGTTATTGAACTGGCATGGAGGCATAACATTATGGACTTTGCAATGCCTTTCTTAATTCAA acTGTACGCGAGTTGACAACTAAAGTGGAGAAGCTAGAGGAGGCGGACGCTAAACGTAGTACTGAGAGCGCAGAGCACGAGGCCAAGCCCGCCATGATGATGGAGCCCCAGCTCATGCTTACTGCCG GACCTTCTATGGCATACCCAGGTGTGGCTGCCCAAGCATCTCCGTATGCGTATGCCGCGCAGGCTCCCTCACCGGCGCCCTACCATGGTTATGGCATGTAG
- the LOC106714548 gene encoding zinc finger protein 593 homolog — protein MTYKRKKYHHGDTHLKRRWRLRNRKKDLDEIDSDLKEENAEKLLNQNVDLDLPGAAQHYCLHCARYFIDEQALSEHFKTKVHKRRLKALELEPYSIEESERAAGHGNFKFPSKRKIVTQNNNTDVIDKDGDVVLDDSTESKKKKIDEDDT, from the exons ATGACatataaacgaaaaaaatatcaccaCGGTGACACTCATCTAAAAAGACGATGGAGATTGAGAAATAGAAagaaggatcttgatgaaatcgACAGCGATTTAAAGGAGg AAAATGCTGAGAAATTACTGAATCAAAACGTTGATTTGGATTTACCTGGTGCTGCTCAGCATTATTGTCTCCATTGCGCTCGTTATTTCATTGACGAACAAGCACTGTCTGAacactttaaaacaaaagtacaCAAGAGAAGATTGAAAGCTTTAGAGCTAGAGCCATATAGTATAGAAGAATCAGAACGCGCCGCTGGTCACggtaatttcaaatttcctagtaaaaggaaaatagttacacaaaataataacacagATGTAATTGATAAGGATGGTGATGTTGTATTAGATGATAGTACAGAAAGTAAGAAGAAGAAAATCGATGAAGATGatacataa
- the LOC106714547 gene encoding serine--tRNA synthetase-like protein Slimp, with product MIHKTILSNFFKLRDCYLIHVRNSALFINGPKATDTFVYITPHVDFPEAIKHKEVIQENLAKRKSNIDLAKVEDLWYMYEDLKIKRNELEKKKMEVGSELSNLLKNNPSDNNIEKLKIQSSLLKENIKKLKVPFWSAEEAAIVEALKLPNVLHPKTPSQKNEVLFTYKTASDNDKDHLKIGKDNNLIQFTNKENYYLKGDAAVFELGAKFYFSKSLKDTGFIQFSNTDFVKSLIIEGCGHDHTDPNHTFIIHHNEDTKVNVDNRLHLTGGGSLFSFFAYYTKNVLHSNALPLKYFSMGRQYNPVDNKDIGLFNVSQSSVISMFIATKNIEECDTILDEIIEVIKNIYSNIGYPYRLSIVTAEKLHMWESLRVSIEMYSTSLKSYFEIGNISVSGDFISKRLMFNYTHEKQNKYPHIISGTILNVPLFLGCVLEQNTEFSIPQEFTVNNWCIKQ from the coding sequence ATGatacataaaactattttaagtaatttttttaaattaagagaCTGCTACCTAATACATGTTAGAAATTCTGCTCTATTCATAAATGGCCCAAAAGCTACTGATACATTTGTTTACATCACTCCCCATGTTGATTTTCCCGAGGctataaaacataaagaaGTTATTCAAGAAAATCTAGCTAAAAGAAAATCTAATATAGATTTAGCAAAAGTTGAAGATTTATGGTACATGTATGAAGAtctcaaaattaaaagaaatgaacttgaaaaaaagaaaatggagGTTGGTAGTGAATTgtcaaatttattgaaaaataatccatctgataataatatagaaaaattaaaaatacagtcCAGCCtgttgaaagaaaatattaaaaagttaaaagttccATTTTGGTCGGCTGAAGAAGCTGCTATAGTAGAAGCATTAAAATTACCAAATGTTTTGCATCCAAAAACTCCAAGCCAAAAAAACGAAGTTTTGTTTACCTATAAAACTGCCTCTGACAATGATAAAGATCATTTAAAGATAggtaaagataataatttgattcagtttacaaataaagaaaactattatttaaaaggtgATGCAGCTGTTTTTGAACTTGGtgcaaagttttatttcagtaaatCTCTAAAAGATACTGGTTTTATACAATTCTCAAATACGGATTTTGTTAAGAGCTTGATTATTGAAGGATGCGGCCATGATCATACAGATCCTAATCATACATTTATCATACATCACAATGAAGATACAAAAGTAAATGTAGATAATCGTTTGCATTTAACTGGAGGTGGATCGTTATTTTCCTTCTTTGCATATTATACTAAGAATGTTTTGCACAGCAATGCATTacctttgaaatatttttcaatgggAAGGCAATACAATCCTGTAGATAACAAAGATATTGGCTTGTTCAATGTTAGCCAGTCATCGGTAATATCAATGTTTATTGCgactaaaaatattgaagaatGTGATACAATACTTGACGAAATAATAGaagttatcaaaaatatatatagtaacATTGGTTACCCTTACCGTTTGAGTATTGTTACTGCTGAGAAGCTACATATGTGGGAGTCATTGAGAGTTTCTATAGAAATGTATTCTACTTCTTTAAAGTCTTACTTTGAGATAGGAAATATTTCAGTGAGTGgtgattttatatcaaaaagatTGATGTTTAATTACACCCATGAGAAACAGAACAAGTATCCACATATAATATCTGGTACAATTTTGAATGTACCATTATTTTTAGGTTGTGTTTTGGAGCAGAATACCGAATTCTCCATACCACAAGAATTCACAGTGAACAATTGgtgtattaaacaataa
- the LOC106714583 gene encoding transport and Golgi organization protein 2 codes for MCIVFLHVGSDDADNEYKLILISNRDEFYDRPAQKMGPWEEDVNIYGGRDLQTGCEGGTWLALSTCHKKIGLLLNLPGVHKDNAKSRGKIVENYVKSHLESNNFVDSMKEYFQECNEFVLVAVEFGNEVPIVRTYNNGNNELKQWYDQYLGFSNSFPDQPLTKVVAGKCKLQDICLKYKKINEKDQLIEELITILKSEESNLPDLQLEERRPLSFKELSSIYVKIPKARYGTRAHTIILLTKTGELHIIELSMESPIDPLTPAWVRSDFKVNV; via the exons ATgtgtatagtttttttacacGTAGGCTCCGATGATGCCGATAATGAATATAAACTAATACTTATATCGAACAGAGATGAATTTTATGACAGGCCAGCACAAAAAATGGGCCCTTGGGAGGaagatgtaaatatttatggaG gacGAGATTTACAAACTGGATGTGAAGGGGGAACTTGGCTAGCATTATCCACTTGTCACAAAAAAATAGGATTATTGCTTAATTTGCCTGGAGTACATAAGGATAATGCCAAAA GTAGAGGTAAAATTGTTGAAAACTATGTTAAGAGTCATCtagaatcaaataattttgttgattCTATGAAGGAATATTTTCAAGAATGCAATGAATTTGTATTAGTTGCTGTTGAGTTTGG TAATGAAGTACCTATTGTAAGGACTTACAACAAtggaaataatgaattaaagcAATGGTATGATCAATACCTAGGTTTTAGTAATAGTTTCCCCGATCAGCCATTAACTAAAGTGGTCGCTGGAAAGTGTAAATTACAAGATATATGccttaaatataagaaaataaatgaaaaagacCAGTTAATTGaagaattaataacaattttgaaatctgaagaaag taatttacCGGACCTACAATTGGAAGAACGGAGACCACTGAGTTTTAAAGAGCTAAGTTCGATTTACGTAAAAATACCAAAGGCAAGATATGGCACAAG agcacatactataattttattaactaaaactGGGGAATTGCATATAATTGAACTCAGTATGGAATCCCCAATAGATCCATTGACACCAGCCTGGGTAAGAAGTGATTTTAAGGTTAAtgtataa
- the LOC106714582 gene encoding uncharacterized protein F58A4.6 produces MRVFIKLVLFRKPYTICYVTKDVFMLPDELYYKEIGLNVGDCYDEIGTLTLRRIKRVKYTINALFLQPFLKECIIFDAYRYNVVKNIYHKINHQLNEPIFLKLILEPPDQEIIDYEWNNRMNYLIWTRIEIENAFSWLSTLGGAYSALGDYFEHCAEEAGRISLRQYKLSRLLGDDGLAARSKLYSSIAYAQRGKLKLARYIVRNIAAFARQTHDRRLNRMCQGVWAKLKYLRTLKQLSKVKEEFNNKPVVNMVGRGDEKFEITQMVCVK; encoded by the exons ATGAGAGTATTTATAAAGCTTGTGCTTTTTAGAAAACCGTACACAATTTGCTACGTAACGAAAGATGTTTTCATGTTACCAGATGAACTGTATTACAAAGAAATCGGTCTAAATGTCGGCGATTGTTATGATGAAATAGGAACACTAACATTACGAAGAATAAAAAGGGTGAAATATACTATCAATGCTTTATTCTTACAaccatttttaaaagaatgtataatttttgatgCATACAGATATAATGTAGTAAAGAATATTTACCACAAAATTAATCATCAGCTGAatgaaccaatatttttaaaacttattttggaACCGCCGGACCAAGAAATTATTGATTATGAATG GAATAACAGAATGAATTATCTGATATGGACTAGGATTGAAATAGAAAATGCCTTCTCCTGGCTGTCAACACTCGGAGGTGCTTATTCAGCTTTGGGGGATTATTTTGAACATTgt GCAGAAGAAGCTGGAAGAATATCGTTAAGACAGTACAAACTTTCAAGACTTTTGGGTGATGATGGACTAGCAGCACGCAGTAAGTTGTATTCCTCAATAGCATACGCTCAGAGAGGAAAGCTGAAACTTGCAagatatatagtcagaaataTAGCTGCATTTGCAAGACAGACTCATGATAGACGACTAAACCGTATGTGCCAAGGTGTTTGGGCAAAGCTAAAGTATTTACGGACATTAAAACAACTATCAAAGGTGaaagaagaatttaataataaaccgGTTGTAAATATGGTTGGCAGAGGTGatgaaaaatttgaaattactcAAATGGTGTGTGTAAAGtga